CGCGCCGGAAGAAATTATATACTCATATAAGCCGCATATCGGCACTGATAAGTTGAGGACAGTAGTAAAAAATATCCGTAGACAAATAACGGAATTGGGCGGGGAAATCAGGTTCGGCACTAAAGTAACCGATCTGGTAATCAAAGATGGAAGGATTACAGGCGTAACGGTTAACAACAACGAGGTATTAGATGTGAATGTGCTGGTGCTGGCCCTTGGTCATAGCGCCAGGGACACTTTTGAAATGTTGCTTGCCAGAGGAGTGGAAATAACCCCTAAAGCTTTTTCCATCGGGGTCCGTATTGAACACCCGCAGGAACAGGTAAACCTGACGCAATATAAAGAACTCGCCGGCCACAAAAATCTTGGAGCGGCGGATTACAAGCTGGCTTACCACGCTTCAAACGGCAGGTCGGCTTACACATTTTGCATGTGCCCGGGTGGTGTGGTGGTGGCGGCTGCTTCCGAAGAAGGATGTGTGGTAACCAACGGAATGAGTGAGTACGCCCGCGACGCTGAAAACGCCAATAGCGCTCTTCTGGTCGGGGTAAGTCCCCGTGATTTCCCAAGTGACCACCCGCTGGCCGGCGTGGAGTTCCAGCGAAAGTGGGAAAGTAAAGCTTTTCATTTGGGTGGTGGAAATTACTGTGCTCCGGCGCAACTGGTGGGTGATTTCCTGGCAGACAGGCCGTCTGTCAGGCTGGGAGCGGTAAAACCGTCATATAAAAAAGCTGTGCAGCTATCCGAACTAAAGCGCTGTTTGCCTGATTATGTGATCGAAACACTACGCGAAGCGATCCCGGCGCTGGATAAAAAAATGCGCGGCTTCGCCCGGCCGGACGCCGTGATGACCGGTGTTGAAACCAGGAGTTCATCCCCGATCAGGATAATCAGGGATGAAAACTTTGAAACGCGGATCAAAGGCCTATACCCGGCGGGAGAAGGCGCAGGGTATGCCGGGGGTATTGTGTCCGCCGCGGTTGACGGGATCAAGGTGGCGGAAGCCATTGCCAAGATATATGCGCCATTTTCTTAAACTTTATTTGAGGTAGATTACTTTGAGCGACATTTTATTATTGTAAAGTATACGTTACAATATTTACGGTGAAAATGTAAAATAGGTGATTAAAAGTGGCAATTGTTGATCTCGAGCGACCTAAGTTACTCAGAACGGTGACTTAAGGCTAGTCAAAAAAATGGTTATTCTGCAGTTGCTGTTTAATAAATCAAGGGGTTATCGCTTCTCAGAGCGATAACCCCTTTGCTGTTTTATGCCAAAAGCGGGTTGTAGTCGACGGTTCAACCGATGGTGGGGCTGAATGGTTTGGAATTTGATAATTTAGGAATGTTACTATAAAATTGTTATTAAAGCCCACAGGTTGCTAAAGAGCGAATTTGTTCAACATATATAGGTTGTTTTAGCCGGAGGTCTAAGATTATGTCCGATAATTTAATGGCCAGGGTTGTAGTTATAGGTGGCGGGGCGGCGGGCATCATGGCTGCTATTGCGGCCAGGCACGCGGGGGCCGATGTAACTATAATGGAAAAGAACCAGCGGGTTGGCAAAAAGATCTTGGCTACCGGAAACGGCAGGTGCAACCTGACTAATGTCGGTCTCGAAATAACAAATTATCACGGCAATAACCCGGAATTCGCCAGTGAGGCGCTAAGCCGGTTTAATGTACAAAAAACCATAGATTTTTTTGAATACCTTGGAGTAACCC
This DNA window, taken from Pelotomaculum isophthalicicum JI, encodes the following:
- a CDS encoding NAD(P)/FAD-dependent oxidoreductase, giving the protein MIRVAGLKIPVDGNKTQLEQALLKKLGISGQELLDFKIYKQSVDARKAGIIYFVYTVDVKLAKEDAILKKLRNNRDVSVSPRMVYEYVKTGQNILTHRPVIAGTGPAGLFAGLLLGKMGYRPLLLERGGDVDTRIAAVKKFWETGKLDPECNVQFGEGGAGTFSDGKLTTLIKDVRCRKVLEVLIEAGAPEEIIYSYKPHIGTDKLRTVVKNIRRQITELGGEIRFGTKVTDLVIKDGRITGVTVNNNEVLDVNVLVLALGHSARDTFEMLLARGVEITPKAFSIGVRIEHPQEQVNLTQYKELAGHKNLGAADYKLAYHASNGRSAYTFCMCPGGVVVAAASEEGCVVTNGMSEYARDAENANSALLVGVSPRDFPSDHPLAGVEFQRKWESKAFHLGGGNYCAPAQLVGDFLADRPSVRLGAVKPSYKKAVQLSELKRCLPDYVIETLREAIPALDKKMRGFARPDAVMTGVETRSSSPIRIIRDENFETRIKGLYPAGEGAGYAGGIVSAAVDGIKVAEAIAKIYAPFS